The Lagopus muta isolate bLagMut1 chromosome 8, bLagMut1 primary, whole genome shotgun sequence genome contains a region encoding:
- the MAP3K19 gene encoding mitogen-activated protein kinase kinase kinase 19 isoform X1 — translation MSEKQKIKRRSTEGRGAVVALPNADEIVKEICDSYKALGKSSQKTPTTRLWPDKQVAHCQSKKQLTLQMGQHTSPPFLLKKEIIRHGFDFSFLLQASCPESNIPKCFKDMQQRFNIAILENRIKRSEFHLPPVTFQPVRTIHLAPLDDVFVNKHTKIRNILSIMKSISQPIKSATKFYQYQLGNIVIRQAEKSSGVIVATISEKFAPTEGLYCFSKNKYYEYPNNKKEGIENKLKWTEDEAAANTEKNDQKSQFSVAYENVDIVIQDNFCDSCLFYLNSNNAVKNCGISTALCPVSKNIDILRAGEKEEREENSCKTSIEENVTDIILHCRPCEDAESEPVMLGDCNLDSSCKNEVIESCHVLEYNSVAAVIPGEVQDCSGKQTENNMCLLKFEMENEAMSEVTAKGQSELVPVVHVTFSEQELPTKPRIAKHPAKKRSTVRSLPPHVSQSFNVLARKDSDKSEIKLNRNKCSSKSKTSSKTRTPEGLVISEEISIKHNTQKRNAKRQIFPSLQLPCVGSETFLKCQKKIPQANKCNFLQSFQKVKKQSSSCSCKNLVISKKPVTPLSLQYAQSASEFVQLKYSDMFKKINSNDKGPDVYEMFGTPVYSHVRKLDHLENSFYRDVCSAPPGGCTASTCSSTCSKRRDSSRIRNTQKRTHSKPKKTISVTKQKQKGLHANNNSIELSGSNTEQDNVISSGLDCQIQTSSSVTLFHGDTDHQLIFLEELPESIKPNEILSDSKLSTIKEASLEQSLDSQALPNHQIAASCSQGLLQPNDKVYTECAALSNNLITADQNICVPQYRVDMNGCKSLESDRASFKILNQGEALPFSDRQECQFLTNKLSHSWSFTPQNRILANELTQPSMIQTTNVTSPSFQTSRNILSGAGNKDVTDELLCCLAAELLMLEDKDISSSRTKYAGSKMQNTCTKEEGKIMNRDGEIVDNDLEKSYRKSFLASSEESGLLNFEESTQVPGSNVNNKDTIMWTRGEILGKGAYGTVYCGLTNQGQLIAVKQVVLDTSDRLTTEKEYQKLHEEVDLLKTLKHVNIVTYLGTCLEDNILSIFMEFVPGGSISSILNRFGPLPEIVLCKYTKQILEGVAYLHDNCVVHRDIKGNNVMLMPNGIVKLIDFGCARRLAWVSLSGTHSEMLKSVHGTPYWMAPEVITESGYGRKSDIWSVGCTVFEMATGKPPLASMDRVAAMFYIGAHRGLMPSLPDRFSGTAVDFVHACLTRDQHERPSALQLLDHPFLKGRQ, via the exons atgtctgaaaagcagaaaattaagaGGAGAAGCACAGAAG GTCGTGGAGCTGTTGTTGCTCTTCCAAATGCAGATGAGATAGTGAAAGAAATCTGTGATTCATACAAAGCTCTAGGAAAAAGTAG ccaaaaaacaccaacaacCAGACTGTGGCCAGATAAACAAGTGGCACATTGTCAAAGTAAAAAGCAGTTAACATTACAGATGGGACAGCACACCTCTCCACCTTTCCTGCTGAAGAAAGAGATCATAAGGCATGGCTTTGACTTCAGCTTTCTGCTACAGGCCTCATGCCCAGAATCCAACATTCCAAAATGCTTTAAGGATATGCAACAAA gGTTTAATATAGCAATACTAGAAAACAGGATTAAGAGGTCTGAG TTCCATTTGCCACCAGTGACATTTCAGCCTGTAAGAACCATTCATCTTGCTCCTCTAGATGATGTTTTTGTCAATAAGCACACCAagatcagaaatattttgagtaTTATGAAGTCTATTTCTCAGCCTATAAAATCAGCTACTAAATTTTATCAGTATCAGTTAGGCAATATAGTAATAAGACAAGCTGAAAAGTCTTCAGGTGTGATTGTGGCTACTATTTCTGAGAAGTTCGCTCCAACAGAAGGCCTGTACTGCTTCAGCAAGAATAAATATTATGAGTACCCTAAcaataagaaagaaggaattgaaaacaaattgaaatggACAGAAGATGAGGCAGCTGCCAATACTGAAAAGAATGACCAGAAGTCCCAGTTTTCAGTGGCTTATGAGAATGTAGATATTGTGATCCAAGACAATTTTTGTGACTCTTGTCTTTTTTACCTGAACTCAAATAATGCTGTGAAAAACTGTGGAATATCCACAGCTCTGTGTCCTGTGTCAAAAAACATTGATATTTTAAGAGCtggtgagaaggaagaaagagaggagaattCCTGTAAAACTAGTATAGAAGAAAACGTTACAGACATAATACTGCACTGCAGACCATGTGAAGATGCTGAGAGTGAACCCGTCATGCTTGGTGATTGTAATTTAGATTCTTCATGTAAAAATGAAGTGATTGAGTCCTGCCATGTCCTAGAATATAATTCTGTAGCTGCTGTAATTCCTGGAGAAGTGCAAGATtgttctggaaaacaaacagaaaataatatgtGTCTTCTCAagtttgaaatggaaaatgaagcaaTGTCAGAAGTGACTGCAAAAGGTCAAAGTGAGCTCGTTCCTGTTGTCCATGTTACTTTCTCTGAACAAGAACTACCTACGAAACCACGCATTGCTAAACATCCTGCCAAAAAAAGGAGCACTGTTCGTAGCCTGCCTCCTCATGTCAGTCAGAGCTTCAATGTTCTTGCTCGCAAAGACAGTGACAAAAGTGAGATAAAGTTGAATAGAAACAAATGTTCATCAAAATCTAAAACGAGTAGCAAGACAAGGACACCTGAAGGCTTAGTTATTTCTGAGGAGATTTCCATAAAACATAATACACAAAAGAGGAATGCCAAGAGGCagatttttccatctttgcaaCTGCCATGTGTGGGTTCTGAGACTTTCCTGAAGTGTcaaaaaaaaatacctcaaGCCaacaaatgtaattttcttcagagttttcagaaagttaaaaagcaaagtTCTTCCTGCAGTTGCAAAAATCTAGTTATCTCAAAGAAACCTGTTACTCCGCTTTCTCTACAATATGCACAATCTGCTTCAGAGTTTGTACAACTGAAATACAGTGATAtgttcaagaaaataaattcaaatgacAAAGGCCCGGATGTTTATGAAATGTTTGGAACTCCTGTCTATTCCCACGTGCGCAAGCTTGATCATCTTGAGAACAGTTTTTACAGAGATGTTTGTTCTGCTCCACCTGGGGGATGCACTGCTAGCACCTGCAGTTCTACCTGCAGTAAAAGAAGAGACAGCAGCCGAATAAGAAATACTCAAAAGAGAACACATTCTAAGCCAAAGAAGACCATATCTGTCactaaacaaaagcagaagggcTTACATGCAAACAACAATAGTATTGAATTGAGTGGTAGCAACACTGAGCAAGATAATGTAATATCTTCTGGTCTGGATTGTCAAATACAAACTTCAAGTAGCGTGACATTGTTTCATGGAGACACAGATCATCAGCTTATATTTTTAGAAGAGCTTCCAGAATCAATCAAGCCAAACGAAATTCTTTCAGATTCAAAGTTATCAACTATTAAAGAAGCCTCTTTGGAGCAGTCTCTAGACAGTCAGGCTCTACCCAACCATCAGATAGCTGCTTCCTGTAGCCAGGGTCTTCTTCAGCCCAACGATAAAGTCTACACAGAATGTGCTGCTCTAAGTAACAATTTAATAACAGCAGACCAGAACATTTGTGTACCCCAGTACAGAGTGGATATGAATGGCTGCAAAAGCCTGGAATCAGACCGGGCCTCCTTCAAGATTCTAAATCAAGGAGAAGCATTGCCCTTTTCAGATAGACAGGAGTGTCAATTCCTTACAAACAAATTAAGTCACAGTTGGTCATTCACACCTCAGAACAGGATTTTGGCAAATGAACTCACTCAGCCTTCAATGATTCAGACAACAAATGTTACAAGCCCCAGTTTCCAGACAAGTCGAAACATTTTGTCTGGGGCAGGTAATAAGGATGTAACCGATGAGTTGCTTTGTTGTCTGGCTGCAGAATTGCTAATGCTCGAAGATAAAGACATCAGTTCTTCAAGAACAAAATATGCAGGTTCTAAAATGCAGAATACCTGTActaaagaagaaggaaaaataatgaacagaGATGGAGAAATAGTAGATAATGATCTAGAGAAg AGTTACAGAAAATCCTTTCTGGCATCAAGTGAAGAAAGTGGACTGCTGAACTTTGAGGAATCTACTCAAGTACCAGGAAGCAATGTAAATAACAAAGACACTATCATGTGGACAAGAGGTGAAATCCTTGGAAAGGGAGCCTATGGCACA GTGTACTGTGGACTGACAAACCAGGGACAATTAATAGCTGTAAAGCAGGTTGTTTTGGATACGTCGGATCGACTGACTACAGAAAAGGAGTACCAGAAGCTGCATGAGGAAGTTGATCTTCTGAAGACATTGAAGCATGTCAATATTGTAACTTACTTAGGAACTTGTCTGGAAGACaacattttaagtattttcatGGAGTTTGTTCCTGGTGGCTCAATTTCCAGTATTCTTAATCGTTTTGGTCCGTTGCCAGAAATTGTCCTTTgtaaatacacaaaacaaattCTAGAGGGGGTTGCATATTTACATGACAATTGTGTCGTACATAGAGATATCAAGGGCAATAATGTTATGCTCATGCCAAACGGAATAGTGAAGCTAATTGACTTTGGCTGTGCCCGGCGTTTAGCTTGGGTCAGCCTCAGCGGCACACACAGCGAGATGCTCAAGTCTGTGCATGGGACTCCATATTGGATGGCACCAGAAGTTATCACTGAATCTGGATATGGGAGGAAATCAGACATCTGGAGCGTCGGCTGCACAGTGTTTGAGATGGCAACAGGAAAACCACCACTGGCTTCCATGGACAGGGTAGCAGCCATGTTCTATATTGGGGCTCACAGAGGACTGATGCCTTCCCTACCTGATCGATTCTCTGGAACTGCAGTGGACTTTGTGCACGCATGCTTAACCAG AGATCAACATGAAcgcccttctgctctgcagctgttggACCATCCCTTTTTGAAAGGAAGACAGTGA
- the MAP3K19 gene encoding mitogen-activated protein kinase kinase kinase 19 isoform X2, producing MGQHTSPPFLLKKEIIRHGFDFSFLLQASCPESNIPKCFKDMQQRFNIAILENRIKRSEFHLPPVTFQPVRTIHLAPLDDVFVNKHTKIRNILSIMKSISQPIKSATKFYQYQLGNIVIRQAEKSSGVIVATISEKFAPTEGLYCFSKNKYYEYPNNKKEGIENKLKWTEDEAAANTEKNDQKSQFSVAYENVDIVIQDNFCDSCLFYLNSNNAVKNCGISTALCPVSKNIDILRAGEKEEREENSCKTSIEENVTDIILHCRPCEDAESEPVMLGDCNLDSSCKNEVIESCHVLEYNSVAAVIPGEVQDCSGKQTENNMCLLKFEMENEAMSEVTAKGQSELVPVVHVTFSEQELPTKPRIAKHPAKKRSTVRSLPPHVSQSFNVLARKDSDKSEIKLNRNKCSSKSKTSSKTRTPEGLVISEEISIKHNTQKRNAKRQIFPSLQLPCVGSETFLKCQKKIPQANKCNFLQSFQKVKKQSSSCSCKNLVISKKPVTPLSLQYAQSASEFVQLKYSDMFKKINSNDKGPDVYEMFGTPVYSHVRKLDHLENSFYRDVCSAPPGGCTASTCSSTCSKRRDSSRIRNTQKRTHSKPKKTISVTKQKQKGLHANNNSIELSGSNTEQDNVISSGLDCQIQTSSSVTLFHGDTDHQLIFLEELPESIKPNEILSDSKLSTIKEASLEQSLDSQALPNHQIAASCSQGLLQPNDKVYTECAALSNNLITADQNICVPQYRVDMNGCKSLESDRASFKILNQGEALPFSDRQECQFLTNKLSHSWSFTPQNRILANELTQPSMIQTTNVTSPSFQTSRNILSGAGNKDVTDELLCCLAAELLMLEDKDISSSRTKYAGSKMQNTCTKEEGKIMNRDGEIVDNDLEKSYRKSFLASSEESGLLNFEESTQVPGSNVNNKDTIMWTRGEILGKGAYGTVYCGLTNQGQLIAVKQVVLDTSDRLTTEKEYQKLHEEVDLLKTLKHVNIVTYLGTCLEDNILSIFMEFVPGGSISSILNRFGPLPEIVLCKYTKQILEGVAYLHDNCVVHRDIKGNNVMLMPNGIVKLIDFGCARRLAWVSLSGTHSEMLKSVHGTPYWMAPEVITESGYGRKSDIWSVGCTVFEMATGKPPLASMDRVAAMFYIGAHRGLMPSLPDRFSGTAVDFVHACLTRDQHERPSALQLLDHPFLKGRQ from the exons ATGGGACAGCACACCTCTCCACCTTTCCTGCTGAAGAAAGAGATCATAAGGCATGGCTTTGACTTCAGCTTTCTGCTACAGGCCTCATGCCCAGAATCCAACATTCCAAAATGCTTTAAGGATATGCAACAAA gGTTTAATATAGCAATACTAGAAAACAGGATTAAGAGGTCTGAG TTCCATTTGCCACCAGTGACATTTCAGCCTGTAAGAACCATTCATCTTGCTCCTCTAGATGATGTTTTTGTCAATAAGCACACCAagatcagaaatattttgagtaTTATGAAGTCTATTTCTCAGCCTATAAAATCAGCTACTAAATTTTATCAGTATCAGTTAGGCAATATAGTAATAAGACAAGCTGAAAAGTCTTCAGGTGTGATTGTGGCTACTATTTCTGAGAAGTTCGCTCCAACAGAAGGCCTGTACTGCTTCAGCAAGAATAAATATTATGAGTACCCTAAcaataagaaagaaggaattgaaaacaaattgaaatggACAGAAGATGAGGCAGCTGCCAATACTGAAAAGAATGACCAGAAGTCCCAGTTTTCAGTGGCTTATGAGAATGTAGATATTGTGATCCAAGACAATTTTTGTGACTCTTGTCTTTTTTACCTGAACTCAAATAATGCTGTGAAAAACTGTGGAATATCCACAGCTCTGTGTCCTGTGTCAAAAAACATTGATATTTTAAGAGCtggtgagaaggaagaaagagaggagaattCCTGTAAAACTAGTATAGAAGAAAACGTTACAGACATAATACTGCACTGCAGACCATGTGAAGATGCTGAGAGTGAACCCGTCATGCTTGGTGATTGTAATTTAGATTCTTCATGTAAAAATGAAGTGATTGAGTCCTGCCATGTCCTAGAATATAATTCTGTAGCTGCTGTAATTCCTGGAGAAGTGCAAGATtgttctggaaaacaaacagaaaataatatgtGTCTTCTCAagtttgaaatggaaaatgaagcaaTGTCAGAAGTGACTGCAAAAGGTCAAAGTGAGCTCGTTCCTGTTGTCCATGTTACTTTCTCTGAACAAGAACTACCTACGAAACCACGCATTGCTAAACATCCTGCCAAAAAAAGGAGCACTGTTCGTAGCCTGCCTCCTCATGTCAGTCAGAGCTTCAATGTTCTTGCTCGCAAAGACAGTGACAAAAGTGAGATAAAGTTGAATAGAAACAAATGTTCATCAAAATCTAAAACGAGTAGCAAGACAAGGACACCTGAAGGCTTAGTTATTTCTGAGGAGATTTCCATAAAACATAATACACAAAAGAGGAATGCCAAGAGGCagatttttccatctttgcaaCTGCCATGTGTGGGTTCTGAGACTTTCCTGAAGTGTcaaaaaaaaatacctcaaGCCaacaaatgtaattttcttcagagttttcagaaagttaaaaagcaaagtTCTTCCTGCAGTTGCAAAAATCTAGTTATCTCAAAGAAACCTGTTACTCCGCTTTCTCTACAATATGCACAATCTGCTTCAGAGTTTGTACAACTGAAATACAGTGATAtgttcaagaaaataaattcaaatgacAAAGGCCCGGATGTTTATGAAATGTTTGGAACTCCTGTCTATTCCCACGTGCGCAAGCTTGATCATCTTGAGAACAGTTTTTACAGAGATGTTTGTTCTGCTCCACCTGGGGGATGCACTGCTAGCACCTGCAGTTCTACCTGCAGTAAAAGAAGAGACAGCAGCCGAATAAGAAATACTCAAAAGAGAACACATTCTAAGCCAAAGAAGACCATATCTGTCactaaacaaaagcagaagggcTTACATGCAAACAACAATAGTATTGAATTGAGTGGTAGCAACACTGAGCAAGATAATGTAATATCTTCTGGTCTGGATTGTCAAATACAAACTTCAAGTAGCGTGACATTGTTTCATGGAGACACAGATCATCAGCTTATATTTTTAGAAGAGCTTCCAGAATCAATCAAGCCAAACGAAATTCTTTCAGATTCAAAGTTATCAACTATTAAAGAAGCCTCTTTGGAGCAGTCTCTAGACAGTCAGGCTCTACCCAACCATCAGATAGCTGCTTCCTGTAGCCAGGGTCTTCTTCAGCCCAACGATAAAGTCTACACAGAATGTGCTGCTCTAAGTAACAATTTAATAACAGCAGACCAGAACATTTGTGTACCCCAGTACAGAGTGGATATGAATGGCTGCAAAAGCCTGGAATCAGACCGGGCCTCCTTCAAGATTCTAAATCAAGGAGAAGCATTGCCCTTTTCAGATAGACAGGAGTGTCAATTCCTTACAAACAAATTAAGTCACAGTTGGTCATTCACACCTCAGAACAGGATTTTGGCAAATGAACTCACTCAGCCTTCAATGATTCAGACAACAAATGTTACAAGCCCCAGTTTCCAGACAAGTCGAAACATTTTGTCTGGGGCAGGTAATAAGGATGTAACCGATGAGTTGCTTTGTTGTCTGGCTGCAGAATTGCTAATGCTCGAAGATAAAGACATCAGTTCTTCAAGAACAAAATATGCAGGTTCTAAAATGCAGAATACCTGTActaaagaagaaggaaaaataatgaacagaGATGGAGAAATAGTAGATAATGATCTAGAGAAg AGTTACAGAAAATCCTTTCTGGCATCAAGTGAAGAAAGTGGACTGCTGAACTTTGAGGAATCTACTCAAGTACCAGGAAGCAATGTAAATAACAAAGACACTATCATGTGGACAAGAGGTGAAATCCTTGGAAAGGGAGCCTATGGCACA GTGTACTGTGGACTGACAAACCAGGGACAATTAATAGCTGTAAAGCAGGTTGTTTTGGATACGTCGGATCGACTGACTACAGAAAAGGAGTACCAGAAGCTGCATGAGGAAGTTGATCTTCTGAAGACATTGAAGCATGTCAATATTGTAACTTACTTAGGAACTTGTCTGGAAGACaacattttaagtattttcatGGAGTTTGTTCCTGGTGGCTCAATTTCCAGTATTCTTAATCGTTTTGGTCCGTTGCCAGAAATTGTCCTTTgtaaatacacaaaacaaattCTAGAGGGGGTTGCATATTTACATGACAATTGTGTCGTACATAGAGATATCAAGGGCAATAATGTTATGCTCATGCCAAACGGAATAGTGAAGCTAATTGACTTTGGCTGTGCCCGGCGTTTAGCTTGGGTCAGCCTCAGCGGCACACACAGCGAGATGCTCAAGTCTGTGCATGGGACTCCATATTGGATGGCACCAGAAGTTATCACTGAATCTGGATATGGGAGGAAATCAGACATCTGGAGCGTCGGCTGCACAGTGTTTGAGATGGCAACAGGAAAACCACCACTGGCTTCCATGGACAGGGTAGCAGCCATGTTCTATATTGGGGCTCACAGAGGACTGATGCCTTCCCTACCTGATCGATTCTCTGGAACTGCAGTGGACTTTGTGCACGCATGCTTAACCAG AGATCAACATGAAcgcccttctgctctgcagctgttggACCATCCCTTTTTGAAAGGAAGACAGTGA